One region of Polypterus senegalus isolate Bchr_013 chromosome 11, ASM1683550v1, whole genome shotgun sequence genomic DNA includes:
- the LOC120539235 gene encoding tigger transposable element-derived protein 1-like, whose translation MLYKTLLLAEVRRTNLSGVWKKLCPLFVDDFHGFEESVEAVTEKDVAMGKQLNLEVEAEDVTELLASHGEELSAEDLIQLEKQLIEEEDTETPEPKRFTTKGLAEGFSMVEDGLAKCQAEEPSNDRFNMAYRAVIIALQCYRQILEEKQSLTFHTSLEQFFTKVGRPATDPVPSTLAASRDETPLVQVESSPASSTCSLGNPDSPDSVSPAPSAGSSASPASSSQ comes from the coding sequence ATGCTGTACAAAACATTGCTTTTGGCTGAAGTGAGGCGAACAAACTTAAGTGGCGTGTGGAAAAAACTGTGTCCCCTGTTTGTGGATGACTTCCATGGCTTTGAGGAGTCAGTGGAGGCTGTAACAGAGAAGGATGTTGCCATGGGTAAACAGCTTAATTTGGAGGTGGAGGCTGAGGATGTCACAGAATTACTGGCATCACATGGAGAGGAGCTGTCTGCTGAGGACCTCATTCAGCTGGAGAAGCAGTTGATTGAAGAGGAAGATACAGAAACCCCAGAACCCAAGAGATTTACCACCAAGGGTTTGGCAGAAGGTTTCTCTATGGTAGAGGATGGGTTGGCAAAATGTCAGGCTGAGGAACCCAGTAATGACAGATTCAATATGGCCTACAGAGCTGTTATTATTGCCTTGCAATGCTATAGGCAGATTTTGGAAGAGAAGCAGTCATTAACCTTCCATACTAGCCTGGAACAATTCTTTACGAAGGTAGGGAGGCCTGCAACAGATCCTGTACCCTCTACATTAGCTGCTTctcgagatgaaacacctctAGTACAGGTAGAATCATCTCCAGCATCTTCTACATGTTCCTTAGGCAATCCTGATTCACCTGACTCAGTATCTCCAGCACCTTCTGCAGGTTCTTCTGCCTCTCCAGCTTCCTCCTCCCAATAG